One Camelina sativa cultivar DH55 chromosome 3, Cs, whole genome shotgun sequence genomic window carries:
- the LOC104776541 gene encoding uncharacterized protein LOC104776541 isoform X1 yields MASQTFIFMLFLLLVFSLHMDEALAAQTEIRKLSGPEETIKMRRNLEGNDHRSSKMRVGRSITKRCQGQKSLKNMATTYRPNHGQFNPLPVPGGYSSSLCKSCTSFFASCYTVRCVIIKRCQGFHGSPMKCTSFEKCTRISGP; encoded by the exons ATGGCATCTCAGACATTTATTTTCATGCTATTTCTTCTCCTCGTGTTTTCGCTTCATATGGACGAAGCTCTTGCTGCTCAAACTGAAATCCGCAAACtca GTGGACCAGAAGAGACGATCAAGATGAGGAGAAATTTGGAAGGCAATGACCACAGAAGCTCCAAAATGAGGGTCGGACGGAGCATAACGAAACGTTGCCAGGGacagaaaagtttgaaaaaCATGGCGACCACTTATCGTCCTAATCATGGCCAGTTCAATCCTCTTCCAGTTCCAGGAGGATACTCGTCCTCCCTCTGTAAAAGCTGCACCTCGTTCTTCGCCTCCTGTTATACTGTTCGTTGCGTCATCATTAAACGCTGCCAAGGGTTCCACGGATCACCAATGAAGTGCACCAGTTTCGAAAAGTGTACACGCATATCTGGCCCTTGA
- the LOC104778847 gene encoding zinc finger BED domain-containing protein RICESLEEPER 2-like — protein sequence MMKGPDALVINGEYLHMRCCAHILNLIVRDDLSKAKTSILSIRNAIKYVRSSRDRLKSFFLRVETGNVSRGSLCLDVATRWNSTYLMLAATIKFRVAFEKMLAEDNLYNEYFMETEENAEENSEGDTGENGRKCVGPPTFADWEQVQRLVKFLKIFFNCTLSFSATKTVTSPVCYNELVIIKRNLINLSINGDLLLNTEAMIMRAKFEKYWDGLNNMNLLLYGKDNVESTHLRSSIKSVMKLMYGEYVVKLSGHEPGNSTNGGTITEPGLTTNDLFDLSDDGCYERMDMLYSEMVAETSNEECSSELDIYLLERPVIRTPAVLGMDFDILSWCRRNSSKFPVLSEVARDVLAIQVSSVASESAFSTSGQILDPYRSSMSPHMVETLVCNQQWLRNTISAEKLASLVQMFEELQFHESLASQSEGHPSAHP from the exons ATGATGAAAGGACCTGATGCCTTAGTTATCAATGGAGAGTATCTTCATATGCGGTGTTGTGCTCACATCTTAAACTTGATTGTGAGGGATGACTTATCTAAGGCAAAAACGAGTATATTGTCTATCAGAAATGCCATTAAGTATGTGAGATCATCTAGAGACAGGCTGAAATCGTTTTTTCTGCGGGTTGAGACAGGGAATGTAAGTCGAGGAAGCTTATGTCTTGATGTTGCAACCAGGTGGAACTCGACTTATCTAATGCTCGCAGCCACAATTAAGTTTAGGGTTGCATTTGAAAAGATGCTGGCTGAAGACAATCTCTATAACGAGTACTTCATGGAGACTGAAGAGAATGCTGAAGAGAATTCTGAAGGGGATACGGGTGAGAATGGTCGAAAGTGTGTTGGTCCACCTACTTTTGCTGATTGGGAGCAGGTGCAGAGGTTAGTTAAATTTTTGAAGATCTTTTTCAATTGCACTTTGTCCTTCTCGGCTACAAAAACAGTGACCTCTCCTGTTTGTTACAATGAGCTGGTGATCATTAAGAGGAATCtgatcaacctaagcattaatgGTGATTTGCTACTAAATACTGAAGCTATGATTATGAGGGCAAAGTTTGAAAAGTATTGGGATGGTCTCAACAACATGAATCTGCTT CTTTATGGCAAAGACAATGTGGAAAGTACTCATCTAAGATCGTCTATTAAGAGTGTGATGAAGCTGATGTATGGAGAGTATGTGGTGAAGCTGAGTGGACATGAGCCTGGAAACTCAACCAATGGTGGAACCATTACTGAACCTGGACTGACAACCAATGATCTGTTTGATTTGTCAGATGACGGTTGTTATGAGAGAATGGATATGTTGTACTCTGAGATGGTTGCTGAAACTTCAAATGAGGAATGTAGCAGTGAGCTTGATATTTACTTATTGGAGAGACCTGTGATAAGAACTCCAGCTGTTTTAGGAATGGACTTTGATATTTTATCTTGGTGTAGGCGTAACAGTTCAAAATTCCCAGTCTTATCCGAGGTAGCTAGAGATGTCCTCGCCATTCAAGTTTCATCAGTTGCTTCTGAATCTGCCTTCAGCACAAGTGGTCAGATTTTGGACCCTTATCGAAGCTCTATGTCACCACACATGGTTGAAACTTTAGTTTGCAATCAACAATGGCTGAGGAATACCATTTCTGCTGAGAAATTAGCCAGCTTAGTTCAGATGTTTGAGGAATTGCAGTTTCATGAGTCCTTAG CTTCACAGAGTGAGGGACACCCATCCGCACATCCATGA
- the LOC104776541 gene encoding uncharacterized protein LOC104776541 isoform X2, whose protein sequence is MASQTFIFMLFLLLVFSLHMDEALAAQTEIRKLKETIKMRRNLEGNDHRSSKMRVGRSITKRCQGQKSLKNMATTYRPNHGQFNPLPVPGGYSSSLCKSCTSFFASCYTVRCVIIKRCQGFHGSPMKCTSFEKCTRISGP, encoded by the exons ATGGCATCTCAGACATTTATTTTCATGCTATTTCTTCTCCTCGTGTTTTCGCTTCATATGGACGAAGCTCTTGCTGCTCAAACTGAAATCCGCAAACtca AAGAGACGATCAAGATGAGGAGAAATTTGGAAGGCAATGACCACAGAAGCTCCAAAATGAGGGTCGGACGGAGCATAACGAAACGTTGCCAGGGacagaaaagtttgaaaaaCATGGCGACCACTTATCGTCCTAATCATGGCCAGTTCAATCCTCTTCCAGTTCCAGGAGGATACTCGTCCTCCCTCTGTAAAAGCTGCACCTCGTTCTTCGCCTCCTGTTATACTGTTCGTTGCGTCATCATTAAACGCTGCCAAGGGTTCCACGGATCACCAATGAAGTGCACCAGTTTCGAAAAGTGTACACGCATATCTGGCCCTTGA